Within the Pseudomonas fulva genome, the region AACAGCAGGGCCAGGCCGACGATGATGCCGAGCACAGCCAGAATGGCGAACAGCACCTGAACGCCGATGTAACGATCCAGCTTAACCACGCGCATTCTCCCGACGGCTTACCAACTTCAGACGCAGCGGCTCCCAGTAGAGCAACGCCAGGCCAACCAGCAGGAACAACAGGTGCACGCCCCACAGCCCGATGTAGGGTGGAATACGCCCTTTATCCAGCGCACTGCGGGCCGCCACCAGCAGGCCGAGGTAGGTCATGTACAGCAGAATCGCCGGCAGCAGCTTGAGGAAGCGACCCTGACGTGGGTTGACCCGTGACAGCGGTACGGCCATCAGGGTGACGATGAACACCAGCAACGGGATGGAGATACGCCACTGCAATTCGGATTGCAGGCGCGGCTCGTCGCTGCCGATCAACTGCGAGGTCGGAATCGCCTCGCGTTCGCTGATGTCCGCCGCTACCGACGGCTTGGGCAGCAGCACGCCGTAGGTGTCGTACTGGATCACCCGGTAATCGGCCTGCCCCGGATTGCCGTCATAACGGTAGCCGTTTTCCAGGATCAGGTAGCGGCTGCCGTCGGGCTGCACTTCCTGGCGACCACGCTCGGCGACCAGCACGCTGATGCCGCGATCCTTGTCGCCTTCGCGGGACACACGCTTGTCAGAGATGAAGATGCCGCCCAACTCGGTGCGGTCGTCCGACAGCTCCCGGGTGTAGGTGACCCGGGTGCCGTCGCGCATCGACTGAAAGCGCCCCGGCACCAGGGTATCGAACTCGGTCAGGGCATCCTGCTGATTGAAGATCCTGGCGACCTGGGTCACGCCCTGCGGCGCCAGGCCCATGCTCAGCCAGGCCACCAGCAGCGCTACCACGGTGGCGGGCGCCAGGCTGTAGAGGAACAACCGCTGCTGGCTCATGCCGGTGGCCGACAGCACGGTCATCTCGCTGTCCAGATACAGACGCCCGTAGGCCAGCAAAAAGCCCAGGAACAGACCCAGGGGCAGAATCAGCTGCAGGAAGCCGGGCAGGCGAAAGCCCATGATCAGGAACAGCACGCTCGGGTCGAGTATCCCCTGGGCCGCCTGGGCCAGGTACTTGATGAAGCGGCCACTCATGATGATTACCAGCAGTACGGCGCTTACCGCACTCAAGGTAACCAGAACCTCTCGGGACAGATATCGGAAGACGATCAAACAGACACTCCAGGGTTGTCAGGCTCAGGCGGCTGTGCTCAAACTAGCCGAACTGCATGCTGGCCCGCACTTTCAAGCGAACCGGCCGAAAAAATTGTCGTCCATTATCCTGCATTCGCGACTCGTTGTCTTGGGGACACCACGCATGGAATTTATCGTCAAAAACGCTCGCCCGGAAACACTGAAAACCGCCACCCTGGTCATCCCGGTTGCCGAGGGTGGCAAACTCGCTGCCACGGCCAAGGCAGTGGACGCAGCCAGCGGCGGCGCCATCGCCGCCCTGCTCAAGCGTGGCGACCTGGCGGGCAAGCCTGGCCAGACCCTGCTGGTCCACGGTGTGGCGAACCTCAAGGCCGAGCGCGTACTGCTGGTCGGCACCGGCAAGGACGCCGAACTGTCTGACCGCCAACTGCGCAAATTGATCGCTGCCGTTTATGGCGTACTGAAAAATCTCGGTGGCAGCGATGCCCTGCTGGCCCTGCAGGATGTCCAGGTGAAGGGCCGCGATGCCTACGGCAAGGCCCGCCTGCTGGTGGAAAGCCTGGCCGACGCCGGCTACCAGTTCGATCGCTTCAAGAGCCAGAAGGCCACGCCCGGCGCCCTGAAGAAGATCACCCTGATCACCGACAAGGCCGACACCGCCGCCGTCGAGCGCGCTACCCGCGAGGCACGCGCCATCGCCATCGGCATGGCACTGACCAAGGACCTGGGCAACCTGCCGCCGAACATCTGCCACCCCAGCTACCTGGCCGAACAGGCCAAGGAGCTGGCCAAGGCGCACAACAATCTCAAGGTCGATATTCTCGACGAGAAGAAGCTGCAGGCCCTGGGTGCCGGCGCCTTCCTCGCCGTGGCTCAAGGCAGCGACCAGCCGCCGCGAATGATCGTCATGCAGTACAACGGCGGCAAGAAAGGCGACAAGCCCCACGCCCTGGTCGGCAAGGGCATCACCTTCGATACCGGCGGCATCAGCATCAAGCCGGCTGCCGGCATGGATGAAATGAAGTACGACATGGGCGGCGCCGCCAGTGTGTTCGGCACCCTGCGCGCGGTGCTCGAACTGCAGTTGCCGATCAACCTGGTGTGCCTGCTGGCCTGTGCCGAGAACATGCCCAGCGGCGGCGCGACGCGCCCGGGCGACATCGTCACCACCATGAGCGGGCAGACCGTGGAAATCCTCAACACCGACGCCGAAGGCCGCCTGGTGCTGTGCGACACCCTGACCTACGCCGAGCGCTTCAAACCGCAATCGGTGATCGACATCGCCACCCTGACCGGCGCCTGCATCGTCGCCCTGGGCAGCAACGTGTCGGGCCTGATGGGCAACGACGACGAGCTGGTCAACCAGATCCTCGCCGCCGGCCGCCAGGCCGACGACCGCGCCTGGCAACTGCCGCTGTACGACGAATACCAGGAGCAGCTGGACAGCCCGTTCGCCGACATCGCCAACATCGGTGGGCCGAAAGCCGGCACCATCACCGCTGGCTGCTTCCTGTCGCGCTTCACCAAGGCCTACAAGTGGGCGCACCTGGACATCGCCGGCACCGCCTGGGTCAGCGGCGGCAAGGACAAGGGCGCCACCGGCCGCCCGGTGCCGCTGCTCACCCAGTACCTGCTCGACCGCGTGACGGCCTGACCACCAGCGCTGCTGAGGGTGGCCACTCCCGGCCACCCTCGCCCGTCACTCCTGCCCTGCCCGAAACTGTCCACTGCGCTTTTCGCTTGAAGCTTGCCGCTTGAAGCCCGACACTTTGCACATGCCCCGAATCGAATTCTACGTACTGTCGTCGGCCACTGCAGCCGAACGCCTGCGCGCTGCCTGCCAGCTCGC harbors:
- the lptF gene encoding LPS export ABC transporter permease LptF, producing the protein MIVFRYLSREVLVTLSAVSAVLLVIIMSGRFIKYLAQAAQGILDPSVLFLIMGFRLPGFLQLILPLGLFLGFLLAYGRLYLDSEMTVLSATGMSQQRLFLYSLAPATVVALLVAWLSMGLAPQGVTQVARIFNQQDALTEFDTLVPGRFQSMRDGTRVTYTRELSDDRTELGGIFISDKRVSREGDKDRGISVLVAERGRQEVQPDGSRYLILENGYRYDGNPGQADYRVIQYDTYGVLLPKPSVAADISEREAIPTSQLIGSDEPRLQSELQWRISIPLLVFIVTLMAVPLSRVNPRQGRFLKLLPAILLYMTYLGLLVAARSALDKGRIPPYIGLWGVHLLFLLVGLALLYWEPLRLKLVSRRENARG
- a CDS encoding leucyl aminopeptidase; the protein is MEFIVKNARPETLKTATLVIPVAEGGKLAATAKAVDAASGGAIAALLKRGDLAGKPGQTLLVHGVANLKAERVLLVGTGKDAELSDRQLRKLIAAVYGVLKNLGGSDALLALQDVQVKGRDAYGKARLLVESLADAGYQFDRFKSQKATPGALKKITLITDKADTAAVERATREARAIAIGMALTKDLGNLPPNICHPSYLAEQAKELAKAHNNLKVDILDEKKLQALGAGAFLAVAQGSDQPPRMIVMQYNGGKKGDKPHALVGKGITFDTGGISIKPAAGMDEMKYDMGGAASVFGTLRAVLELQLPINLVCLLACAENMPSGGATRPGDIVTTMSGQTVEILNTDAEGRLVLCDTLTYAERFKPQSVIDIATLTGACIVALGSNVSGLMGNDDELVNQILAAGRQADDRAWQLPLYDEYQEQLDSPFADIANIGGPKAGTITAGCFLSRFTKAYKWAHLDIAGTAWVSGGKDKGATGRPVPLLTQYLLDRVTA